In the Vogesella sp. XCS3 genome, CCGCCAAAGGTTGGCCGCAACAGCCTGCCGACCTGGCCCGACACCAGCTGCTACTACATACCGTGCTGCCATACTGGCCATTGCAACAAGCGGGGGGGAGCGTGCAGATTGATGCCAGCCAGGCCACACTGCGTGCCAATAACCTGAATACCCTGCGCCAGTTTGCGCTGGCAGGCGCCGGCATCGCCCTGCTACCCCGCTTCATGGTGCGACAGGATCTGGCGGCCGGCCATTTGCACCACCTGCTTGCGGACACCCCCGTGCCGGATAACCACTATTACGCGGTTTACACCAGCCGCAGCCACCGCCCTGCGGCACTGACTGCCATGCTGGACTTTATCGATGAATACGGCTTGGCAGCATTGCTGGCATAAACGCACCTGGCGGCACAGCATTTTCTATCAAGGTAGCGCGCTGCTATTCAAGCAAGGTTTGAAAATTGAATATCGCGCCCTATTCGCACGCGCGACCCAATGACCGCCGACACGGCCAATAAACCGCTTACTGCGGGCGGTACAGTATTACTGCCGGCGTGCCACACCCTCGGGCAAGGAAGGCCAGACATGCCATTTTGCCACGCAATACCAAGCTGCCTTGCTCTCATGGCGCCAATGCCTTGCCAGGCTAGTATTTTCGCGACAAGCGGGCGCATCCAAGAATGGCATTTATTAGAAATGGCAAAACCAACTGCATTGGCGCAATATCCTGCGGTGGTTTCCCGATACCGACAAAAGAGCGGCACGCACTAGGTGCGGTGATTAATTATAGAATCACCGCATTCAGTATTGGATAACCAATCAATATCGTTTTTAACACTCAAGCCCTGCCGTATTTGACCTGATAATTACCCTAGGCAAGTATTGACGGGAGTGTTTGATGAGCCGGATACAGCGCAAACCTTTTATCGCATTACAAAACGGATTAAGCCCATGGTTTCCTGCCAATACCAATAAAAAAGAGGGCATGCCTCCACCAGCGCAAGATACCTCGGCCTTATCGGGCGAGTTCCTGAGCTGGGCGCGCTGGCTGGACACCTTGCGGGATGCGGCACGTGGTGGCGATTACACCGCGGTGCAGGCACTGGCCAAGGGCAAGCTGCGTTTTATCCTGCGCCGTAGCAGCCTGCTGCGCGACAAGACCATGCTGGGGGTATTGCACCACCGGCAGCTTGCCGAGGCGCATGCACTTTGTCAGGAATTTGAACAGGTGATTGGCGAGCTCACCGGCCGCATCATGCCGCCCGCAGACGAATGGCCGCTGCCGGTGCGGTTCTATGCGCCAGAGCCCGCCATGACCGGCACGGCCGCAGGGCAACGCAGCCTGCATGAACGCCGCCATGTACCAACCAGACAAAACCGGCTGGACGCAGTGAGCCAATCGGAAGCTCAACAGGTTTACGGCTGCTTGCGGCTTGTGCTTCGCCTGCTGCAGCAGCAGGTGAATCTGGCCGAATCACAAGCCATGGCACAGGTGAACGAGATACTGGCGCGCACGGTCAAGCTGGGCCACCTGGATAGTGAACCCGGCGTATAACGCCAGGCTTGGCCGGCTTCGGTTAAAATGGTTATCTCTTTCCAGAAAGCCCAATCATGCAGCAGATCGTTGATTTCATCCTGGAGCTGGATAAGCTCAAGGGCGTTACCCGTAAAACCCGGCCACTGGGGCTAAGCCGCCAGGAAAACTCCGCCGAGCATAGCTGGCAGATCGCCATGCTGGCTGCGTCGCTAGCGCCTTACGCCCCCGGGCCGGTGGACATGAACCGTGTTATCGCTATGCTGCTGGTGCACGATATAGGCGAAATAGACACCGGCGACACCATTGTTTACGCCACAGAAGGCTGGGAAGAGCGCAAAGCAGCCGAGCTGGCTGCGGTGCAGCGCATTTTTGGCCTGCTGCCTGACGCGCAACGTGCGCAGTTCCTGGCGTTGTGGCAGGAGTTTGAAGCGGCAGAAACCGCCGAATCACGTTTTGCCAATGCGGCAGACCGTGCCATGCCGGTATTGCTGAACCTGGCCAATAACGGCCAGAGCTGGCGCGAAAACGGTATTAGCTATCAGCGTGTCGTTGGCCGCATTCGCGAGCCCATCGAAGCAGGCTGCCCTGCGCTATGGGCCTATCTGGCCGAGCGTTTGGCGTACGCGGAAACCCAAGGCTGGTTTGGTGCCTGATACACAGCCCATGCCATGAAAAAAGCCGCCATCGACTGGCGGCTTTTTGTTTGGTACCGGGTCAGGGAATAATGGCCAGCCCGACCAAGGGCTGCCCCTGGGCAATGCGCCCCAAACGGCTGGCTTTGCCGGTTTGCAGATTCACTTCGTACAACTGGCTGGCCCCCAGCTTCTGCCGCGCGGCCAGAAACGCCGTGTTCTTCACGTCGGAAATATCCAGCGACGCGGCCTGCAAGTCGCCGTACCCTACCCCGCCAGGCTGCATGCCCAATACGTCCAGCGCCGGCAAGCCCAGGCTGCCAACGGTACGCAGCTGGCCACTATCCGGCGAAACAAAGGGTTGCTCGCCTTCTTTGGAGCCTTGCATGGCCAGGGTACCGCGCAAGGCGTCGATAGTGTACAGGGTGGTAATTTTGTCGTTTCGGGCGTTGTAGGTATACGCAGCGGCCAGAATCACCGGCTGCTGGCCGGCCTGGCTGTCACCATCGGCGTAGTGCAGGTTTTTGTCTGGCTGTACGCCATCTTGTGCAGCATTGCCATCGATTTGCGCACCAGTATCCGGGTGCATGCGCAGGTTGGCGCCTTGGTCGCTGACAATACGCATGCGGTCCACTGCCGGGTTGAAGTCAAACCCGAAACGCTGCCCAGCCAGCTGCGGCAGTACTGACGGCGGCCCGACCTGGCTTAGCTGGCCACTCTCCGGCGCGATGGTGAAAATACGCCCTGCGCGCGACAAACCATACAGAATGCCACGCGCTACGCGATAGTCGATCCCCACCAGAGTGTCGCCTGCTGGCAAACCGCTCAAAGGCTGGCGCGATAGCTCGCGCGAGGGCTGGCTGGCATTGATACGGATCAGCACCATGTCCTGGGTCAGCACATAAAGCTGTTCGGTGCGTAGCGGGCCGCGGGGCTCTGGCGGCAGGCTGGTGCAGCCAAGCAGCAGGCTGGCAGCCAGGCCCAAAAGACATAAACGGGTCGAGACAAGGCGTGGAGTATGCATGCGTATCCTTCTTGATGCGCCTTAGGCGCTGTGAGTAGCGAGAGAAAGGGTAGACAAACCACCACTGCCCTTGTGAACACGTATCTGTACCGGGATGCGCTCTTTCAAGCCTTCCACGTGGGAGATCACCCCGATCATTTTGCCGCTGGCGTGCAGGCTATCCAGCGCATCCAGCGCGACATCCAGCGTTTCCGGGTCCAGTGTACCGAAGCCCTCGTCGAGGAATAGCGAATCTATCGATGTTTTATGGCTCACCAGGTCGGATAGTGCCAGCGCCAGCGCGAGGCTCACCAGAAAGCTTTCGCCGCCGGATAAGGTGCGGGTGTCCCGCCGCGTGTCACCCTGCCAGGTATCCACGATATCCAGCTCCAGCTCGCCACCCGGCTGCCGTTGCAGCACGTAGCGCCCGTGCAGGCGGGCAAGCTGGCGGTTGGCCAGGTGTATCAGGTTGTCCAGTGTCAGGCCCTGCGCAAATTTACGGTATTTGTCGCCTTTGGCGGAGCCGATAAGGCTGTCGAGCCGCAACCAGATATCCAGCTCGGCTTGCTGGCGCGCCATGTCGGCCAGCAGTTGCTGTTGCTCGGCGCCGCGCCGGGCGTCGTCGTCCAGCAGGCTTTGCAACGCCCCCTGCCGTGTCAGGGCGTGCTGGCGGCTGGCGTCGTGGGCGGCGTGGGCTTGCTCCAGCTCGGCCAGTGCGGGCAGTCCGGCGGCCTCGGCTTGGGCTGCGGCCAACCTTTGCTGGCTGCTCTCGGCCACCGCCTGGTGCTGCGCCAGCTGGCTGGCCAGCTGCGCTAGCTGAGCTTCGTAAGACTGTACGCTGGCGTCATCCAGCAAGGCCTGCCGCCAGGCCGCCTCATCGGCAAAGCACTTGTCAGCCAGCGCTTGCAACCATTGCACGCTCACTACGCTTGCCATATCGGCTGCTTGCTGCAGCTGCTGTTGTTGCTGGGCAAGCTGCCCTTGCAACTGGCTGGCAGCCTGTTCCAGCAGAGGCAGGTTGGCTGCCTGGGCTTCCAGCTCGGCAGCAGGGTTGGCCGCAGCGCAGGGCTCGGCACCGGCAGGCCAGTGGGCGCGCCAATGCACTACGGCATTGCGTGCTTGCTGGCTCTGCTGCGCGAGCTGTTGCAAGGCGCTAGCCAGTGTTTGCAATGCGGTTTGATCCGTCTGCCACTGCGCCCATTCTTTCTGGCGCTCGGCCAGCCAGCTTTCCGGCTGCACGGGCAGATCATAAGACGCGCTAGCCAGGCTGCTGCCCAGGGTGCTTTCCAGCTGCTTCAGTTGTGCTTGCCGCTGTGCGGCATGCTGGCATTGCTGTTGCCATTGCTTTTGGCTGTCTT is a window encoding:
- a CDS encoding DUF4394 domain-containing protein — protein: MHTPRLVSTRLCLLGLAASLLLGCTSLPPEPRGPLRTEQLYVLTQDMVLIRINASQPSRELSRQPLSGLPAGDTLVGIDYRVARGILYGLSRAGRIFTIAPESGQLSQVGPPSVLPQLAGQRFGFDFNPAVDRMRIVSDQGANLRMHPDTGAQIDGNAAQDGVQPDKNLHYADGDSQAGQQPVILAAAYTYNARNDKITTLYTIDALRGTLAMQGSKEGEQPFVSPDSGQLRTVGSLGLPALDVLGMQPGGVGYGDLQAASLDISDVKNTAFLAARQKLGASQLYEVNLQTGKASRLGRIAQGQPLVGLAIIP
- a CDS encoding HD family hydrolase, translating into MQQIVDFILELDKLKGVTRKTRPLGLSRQENSAEHSWQIAMLAASLAPYAPGPVDMNRVIAMLLVHDIGEIDTGDTIVYATEGWEERKAAELAAVQRIFGLLPDAQRAQFLALWQEFEAAETAESRFANAADRAMPVLLNLANNGQSWRENGISYQRVVGRIREPIEAGCPALWAYLAERLAYAETQGWFGA